Part of the Bacillota bacterium genome is shown below.
TTCCTGCCGCAGGTTGTCCAGGGCGGCCTGCCCATCCTCGCTCTCCACCACGGTGAAGCCCTCTTTCTCGAGGTAGAGGCGGATGAGTTCGCGGATGTTCGGTTCGTCGTCCACGACCAGGATGCGCGGCTTATCCCCAGCCAAGCTTCGGACCCCCTCTGGCCAAACATAGCCTGCCCATGTTATCGGTCGAACCGGGCGCCGCGGTTAGACGGCCGGACGCCGCGGGCGCCGCGTGGACGGTTGATTCCTTCTCGGTCGGGCGGGCGGATTCCTGGCTGGTTGCCATCCCTTACCATGGCGCCGGATGTCCCGGCCGGCAGGGATACCCGGCCCGAGGGCGAAAGACGGGGAGAGATTGCGGGGTGATCAAATGAGCCGGCGCGACAGGAAGAAGCGAGGCAGCAAGTCCGCGGGGACGAGGCGGCCCCGAACGCGGTCCCTGCTCTGGGGCTTTGTCGTCATCGCCCTGGCGCTGGTGGCGGCGGTGGGCACGGTCCAAGCCGTCCGGGCCGCCCGGGCCCGCGAAGAAGCGGCCAGGGCCGCCGCCGCGGCGGCCGCGGCCGCCCTCCCATCGTACACGGCCAGTATCACCCCGTCGGCTGCCGTCGACCAGGGCGACTTCCTCGCCATCCGGGTCAAGGTGCGGCCAGGCCGGACCTTGACCACCGTCTCGCTTGGCGTCTTCGGGTTAAAACCGGCCGTCTTCCCGGTCGCCGCGGCGGGCGGCGGCATGGGTGGCGGCTCCGGCGGCGCGGCTGTCGCTCCGGGCGCCCCCGTCGCCTACTATTCTTCAGTCGCCATCGGCAGCGCCCGGGACCCCGGTCAGTACTCGGTCGACCTCCAGATCGTCGACAGCCGGGGGGTGGAGGCCAAGGAGTCCATCCCCTTCACCGTCCGCGCGAAGAAGTTCGAGGTCCAGCGGATGACCGTCACCGGCCAGAACGCCGCCCTGGTCTCGAATGACAAGGCCTGGGCCGACGACCGCGACAAGGTCAACGCGGCCAAGGCTTCCCCCATCCCCCAGGCTCTCTGGGACGGCCCTTTCATCCAGCCGGTCAAGGGCGAGATTTCGACCGAGTTCGGCCAGATCCGCTTCGTCAACGGGATGGAAACGGGTCGCCACTCGGGCGTCGACCTCGAGGCCAAGCTGGGGCAGCCCGTCCAGGCGACCAACGCGGGCGTGGTCGTCCACGCCGGGCCGCTGATCATCAGCGGGACGACGGTGATCATCGACCACGGTCTGAACTACTACTCCTCCTACAACCACCTCTCCAAGCTCCTGGTGGCCAAGGGCGACCGGGTCGCCAAGGGCCAGGAGATCGGCCTGGTCGGGTCGACCGGCTTCTCGACGGCGGCCCACCTGCACTGGACGATGACCGTCGGCCTGACGGCGGTGAACCCGTGGCTCTTCGTCGGCGGCCAGCCGCCCGGACCGTTGCCCGAGCCTTGAGCCCTGGAACCAAGAAGGCCCCGCTCCGCCAATGACTAGCGGAGGGGGGCCTTTTCTTTACCGATCCTGTCCGGGGCCTTGAGCCCGCTGGTTCGCGGCCTGAGCCCACTACGCTCGCCGCCAGTAGATCAGCGCCCCGATGACCCGGACGGCCGCGGCGGTAACGAACACGGGGATCAGACCGACCCGGTCGAGGAGGACGATGCCGACGGTCGGGGCGATGAAGTTGGCCACGCCGATGACCGTGTTGAAGACGGCCACCGGAGTGGCCCGACTCTCGGGCGGGCAGACGTCGAGCAGCCCGTTGAAGAGGATCAGGTTGAAGCCGGCGGTGGCGACCCCGCCCAGCAGCATGAGGGCGGAGATGTAGTACGGCGAGGGTGAGAAGATGTAGAGGAAGATGACCAGGGCAAACCCCAGTGTCGAAGCGACCAGGCCGAAGCGGTTCCCACGCCGGTCGGAGACCCTTCCCCAGAGCCGATAGGTGAGGACCGAGGTGAGGCCGGCGATGGTCGAGAAGAGGCCGATCCACGATTGTGGCAGGCCGAGGATCCGGACGAAGTAGACGGTGAGGACGGCCGCCGGCAGGTTCCAGCCGAAATGGAAGACGAAGGAGGCGACCGTGAAGCCGACGAACCTCGGCTCCCTCCAAAGTCCCCCCGAACCCCGCGGACGGCACGGCTGCTCCTCGGCCGACCTCGCCGGCTCCTCGTGGAGCCGTCCGAGGTAGTACATCGAGGCCATCAGGGTGGCGAACGACAGGACAAAGACGGCGACGTAGTTGTACGGGAAGGCGACGGCGTCAAGCCAGACCCCGGCGGCGAGGGTGCAGACCAGGGTCACCAGAGCGCCCATCATGTTCCGCTGGCTGAAGACCGACGCCCGGAGCGGGCCCGGGAAGAGCCTGCCCATCAGGGCCGTCCAGGACACGTTGGCCACCGTTCCC
Proteins encoded:
- a CDS encoding MFS transporter, producing the protein MRPFDQSFIDEPVTRQNARASLFDGMWYAVMMGLAFPFYGVFAIKLGGNDYIVGLVTSLPALVTMLAFLPGAAYANRYVRLVDPLLISAFINRVSFLLFAIIPFLPLTGMTKAWLFVILLAVASFPGTVANVSWTALMGRLFPGPLRASVFSQRNMMGALVTLVCTLAAGVWLDAVAFPYNYVAVFVLSFATLMASMYYLGRLHEEPARSAEEQPCRPRGSGGLWREPRFVGFTVASFVFHFGWNLPAAVLTVYFVRILGLPQSWIGLFSTIAGLTSVLTYRLWGRVSDRRGNRFGLVASTLGFALVIFLYIFSPSPYYISALMLLGGVATAGFNLILFNGLLDVCPPESRATPVAVFNTVIGVANFIAPTVGIVLLDRVGLIPVFVTAAAVRVIGALIYWRRA
- a CDS encoding M23 family metallopeptidase, whose protein sequence is MSRRDRKKRGSKSAGTRRPRTRSLLWGFVVIALALVAAVGTVQAVRAARAREEAARAAAAAAAAALPSYTASITPSAAVDQGDFLAIRVKVRPGRTLTTVSLGVFGLKPAVFPVAAAGGGMGGGSGGAAVAPGAPVAYYSSVAIGSARDPGQYSVDLQIVDSRGVEAKESIPFTVRAKKFEVQRMTVTGQNAALVSNDKAWADDRDKVNAAKASPIPQALWDGPFIQPVKGEISTEFGQIRFVNGMETGRHSGVDLEAKLGQPVQATNAGVVVHAGPLIISGTTVIIDHGLNYYSSYNHLSKLLVAKGDRVAKGQEIGLVGSTGFSTAAHLHWTMTVGLTAVNPWLFVGGQPPGPLPEP